From Microtus pennsylvanicus isolate mMicPen1 chromosome 10, mMicPen1.hap1, whole genome shotgun sequence, one genomic window encodes:
- the Tmem254 gene encoding transmembrane protein 254 isoform X3 — protein sequence MGTAPGAGYFQRGSLFWFTVITVSFSYYTWVVFWPQSVPYQSLGPLGPFTKYLVDHHHTLLRNGYWLTCLIHVGESIYAMVLCK from the exons ATGGGGACGGCGCCAGGTGCAGGCTACTTCCAAAGGGGCAGCCTGTTCTGGTTCACAGTCATCACCGTCTCCTTCAGCTACTACACG tgggttgtcttctggcctcagagtGTCCCTTATCAGAGCCTCGGACCCCTGGGTCCCTTTACAAAGTACTTGGTGGACCACCATCACACCCTCCTAAGAAATGG gtATTGGCTTACTTGTCTGATTCATGTGGGAGAGTCCATATATGCCATGGTATTGTGCAAGTAA